AACTAATAAGCCTATTTATATTAGCTGTAAAATTAGGAAGACCGATAGATAACAcctaaagttattttatttaatttaatatatatagttttatacatataatattcacaatgttctattttatttattcctTTTTTACTGTCTTAGTAAATTCCGGATAACGTTTTGACTATTGTGACACTCAATTTTCTATGTTCAGGAGCTGAGTTATGTCTTTCCGAATGCACAAAGAATGAATCGTGGTGGTCAGGTTGTAACCTTTACTGTTTTTTTCCATTTATTATCTCTTGTATACGTTCAGAATCTGAATAATTGACTATTTGGTTGATTTTCCATTTATTGTTTTCTTGCTAATGAGTAATGATAATAAATATAGCtaaaatataatcattattatatatctaaaatataaactgattttcttttctgttttgtgtTTGTATTTGGATGGTTGTTGCTATCATTTTAGGTTATTTCTGAAATTATAGAGTCTTGCCGTGCACATGATTATACAGATGTTGTGTTGGTTCATGAACATCGTGGTGTTCCGGATGGCTTAATTGTCTGCCATCTGCCATATGGTCCAACTGCATATTTTGGATTGCTCAATGTGGTAAGTGTTGGTCTTAAAAAGTATTACTTTTTGTAATATATATTTGTACGGATAACATGCTGAGTTGTTTCTTTTCCGTGTAGGTTACAAGgcatgaaatcaaagacaagaaagcCATTGGTACAATGCCCGAGGCTTATCCACATCTGATTTTTGATAACTTCTCAACTAAGGTTTTCATAAGTCAACACGATCTCTATTTTGTTTACTTGCTCGAATTTCATTGGTAAATTGCCCATGGTTTTGATCTGTGGTCTGTTGCATTTTGCCATTGGTCTTTCAGATATCTACTGGTCATGCCAATGGTGTCTTGTCTGGTCTTGGAACCATAATATTCTGAATTGGACTAGAAGCAGTTGCAGCTTGActgtttaaactttaaagtgATTTAAATGATTTCCCTCTGATGCTAAAACCGTTAAGAGTAAGATTCGAGCACAGGTTAGGACTAGGAGAAGGCACATTGTCAACTTTTTAAGCATTGATCTATTAAAATAGTTGGGTTTCTAATGGGGTTGCTTTTATTAATTAGTCTTAGAGATGACAAATGATTTAACCGAGATTCAAACTTAGgttaatttggaatgaaaaagaTGATGTAGTATCAGTAGGCTACTGGTCAGAACAAATATATGTATTTTTCTTGTAAGAATAAAAGTGCAAGGTTGGTTTTGTTTGCATTGTGATTCGGGATTAGAATTTTGTTTATGTTGGCCACTTTTTCTATTCGCTAATTTCCCAACTATATATTTATGGAATATATACTTCTGCAAATTCAATATTATCGAAAGTAATTACTATCTATAGCAATAATTACGCTGGTTTTGTTCTGACTACTCATCTTATTTGGAATTCATTTTGGACTTTAAACAGTTAGGTGAAAGGACAGCCAACATTCTAAAGTATCTTTTCCCAGTTCCAAAACCAGACACAAAACGTATTGTGACTTTTTCCAACCAGTCTGACTATGTATCGTTCAGGTTGGTTTTGCATTTACAATCTTGTGCATTTGACCTttcattataatttataaatatccaTTATTCATTCATGTTACAGTGAACTTGTGCTGGTTAGTGTTTTTTCCCTTCTCATTATCTAGTGTTTGTTCTATACAGGCATCACATATATGAAAAGCATGGAGGTCCAAAGTCTATTGAACTAAAGGAAATTGGTCCGCGGTTTGAGTTGCGACTTTATCAGGTTTGCATTACTATTAACCTCACCATTGATTGCTTCTTTGTCTGTTGTTATGTTATGAGGAAAGATGATCTTCCCCTCAAAACAAAGTAACTACATCTGTCTACATGCTACTAAATTTAAGAAAACTGTAGTTCAGTGATTGCATTTTCCATGTGTATACATGTTTCTTTGTTTTGGTTGATGTAATGTTGCTCCAAAAGTTAAAATTTTCTGTGATTACATATTttacttttacatttaaaaatATCCTTTTTGTTACCCCAGTCATTTGTAAAATTGCTTACacggatatatattttttttggatatgtttgtgAACACAGCTGTTTGACAAAAtgtaaactaatttaataacacAATATCATTGTAAATTCTGATCTATTAGTGTTAGCAGCAGTTTGGGCCgccttttttatttttggggCTTAATTTATtagattcaaatattaaaatcgTAAATTATCTACTTACTAGTGACTACTACTGCTTCTACTTTCTATTATCTACTATTTTAAAGGAGTTGAGGCAGTTTTACCACCTTTAGGTCACATTT
The sequence above is drawn from the Arachis hypogaea cultivar Tifrunner chromosome 4, arahy.Tifrunner.gnm2.J5K5, whole genome shotgun sequence genome and encodes:
- the LOC112796624 gene encoding uncharacterized protein yields the protein MLRRNIRMRREYLYRKSLEGKERLLYEKKRKIREALQEGKPIPTELRNEEAALRREIDLEDENTAVPRTHIDDEYAHTAEKDPKILLTTSRDPSAPLQQFVKELSYVFPNAQRMNRGGQVISEIIESCRAHDYTDVVLVHEHRGVPDGLIVCHLPYGPTAYFGLLNVVTRHEIKDKKAIGTMPEAYPHLIFDNFSTKLGERTANILKYLFPVPKPDTKRIVTFSNQSDYVSFRHHIYEKHGGPKSIELKEIGPRFELRLYQIKLGTVDQAEAQIEWVIRPYMNTSKKRKFLGD